The Chiloscyllium plagiosum isolate BGI_BamShark_2017 chromosome 3, ASM401019v2, whole genome shotgun sequence genomic interval TGGTcgtttatttaaaaagaaagaatgtAATTTCATTAGAAATAGTTCAACATCGGCCAAAAGCTATCCATAGTAAAAGGGATCAAGTGTATCCAGTTATAAGCTTCTTTTCATTTTGATGCAGCAAAATATCATAATTTAAGTGACAGGAAACCTGAACCATTTCAGATTAGTCAAAGGgtttttagaaaaaaatggaGACAATCATTATAGATGTAAAAAGCAACACACCTTAAACCAGCATTTGTTCATCAAAAAGTAGTATTTGACACTCTCTTCTCCAAACTGTTCAGCCACATACAGTCCCATTGAACCATACTCATCATAGATGCGTTTCTTATTATCATCATTCAGAATAGCATTCGCATTGTTTATTTCCTTAAACTTTTCTGATGCATCAGGATTGTCTGGATTTTTGTCTGGGTGATACTTGAGAGCAAGCTTTCTAGTGGGAAGACAAAAATGATAACAGCTTCAAAATTACAAACTAGGTACAGACGATGTCTTTGAGGgaacaatgattaaaaataagtATTGAGCAAATCAGGATGCATTTGtagagacagaaggagagagcAACAGAGCAAGCACATTAGACACACAACTAAATAGTGGAACAGCGGGTTCAGCTGCATGGCTAATCATTGGAAAAGCTGCAGGGGGGTGGTGCTGGGCAGTTTGCAAGTGCTTAGAGGTTCTTAAAATTTCCACAACCAGTAGTATGACACAGTCTATGAAAAAAGTGCGGAATCTAATTTATTTATAGCTCATAAGGGTGCAGGACTGAGAgcgttgtacttaaatgcatgaATATATTAAACAAGGCGACAGAGCTTGTAGGacaaattggcaggtatgatgttgcAGTCATCAGGCTCTAAGGGAATCAATGCTGGAATACACATcttatcaaaaagacagacaGATGGCCAGAGGGGCAGGGTTGTCTCATTGTTAAGAGATGAAATTAAGTCAATAGAAAGAAGTCAGAAGTCCAGCAAGTGGGTGAATAAAAGTTGAGGAATCACAAAGGAAAAATGAAGTTGtgtgtacagacctcccagcagcagtcagttggggaaaaaaaaaaatcagaggacaGAAAAGGCTTGCAATAATCATGGGACTTCAACACgcaggtggactggaaaaatcagattgggGTAGTGAAACTGAAGGAAAGAAATTCATGGAACATGTACAAAATGATATTTTTGCAGCAGTTGTGGAACAGCCCACCAGGaaacaggcagttctggatttggtaAGGTATAAAGAGAGAGCTGAAGATGACGGGATCCTTTGGGGCAATGACCACAATATGGCGGGCGGACGGGAcgaccatggctgacaagggagtCAGGGATATcctgaaagcaaaagaaaaagcatgcaatgtggtgaagattagtggggaacctttaaaaaccagcagagaataACTAAAAATGCAATACGTGGGGAGATGATAAAATTTGAGAGAAAGCAAGCAATATAAAAGATTTTAGTTTAGATATCTAAaataggtgagagaggaaagttgacatcttgatgagatgggccaatgggctaaggagtggtagatggaatttagtttaaataaatgtgaagtgccacattttggaaaggcaaatcagggcaggacttacttaatggcaaggtcctgggaagtgttgctgaataaagagatcttggagtgcaggttcatagttcctcgaaagtggagttccatttagataagatagtgaaggcgtcGTTTGATATCCTTTCgttcattgggcagagcattgaacatggggttgggaggtcatgttgtggctgtacagtatgttggttaggtcatttttggaatattgcgtgcaatcctggtctccctcctatcagaagaatattgtgaaactagaaagggttcagaaaaaaaggatttacaaaggaAGTTGCCAGGTACGGAGGGATTAtgctttgggagaggctgaataggctagggttatattccctggagtggaggcagGAAAGTGACCTGATGAGATTTATAAAATgctgaagggcatggatagggtaaacagacaaagtctctccccccccccacaatgGGGCGGGCCGGAGGTGTtcccagaactagaaggcacaggtttaggacgagaggggaaaaacattttagaaagggacccaagggacaaaTTAATCACACAcaggtgcatgtctggaatgagctaccagaggaagtgctggtggagcctgatataattacaatatttaaaaaggcacctggatgcgtatatgagggcttaagagggatttgggccaagttctgacaaatggaactagattaatttaggatatgtggttggcgtggaccaaagggtctgtttccacacttacatctctatgactctatggacacTGGACCATTGGAAAAAGAAGGCTAGAGAAGTAGCAATGAGAACAAAGAAATGCCAAGAGGATTTGAAAAGATACTTTGCATGAATGTACTTGGcatcacagtggaagacaccaacagcatacCAAAACTTTCATAGTcagagggcagaggtgagtgcagtggccatcactaaggacaagtgctgaggaagctgaaaggtccGAAGGTGGATAAGTGACCCAGACTGGATAGTCAGGAAGGgtttcagaggactggaaaatggctaatataaaTACTCCtctttaagaagggagggaagaaTAGTCAGGGAACTTTAGGCCAGTTAatctgaccttggtcattggtaagattttagagtccatgcACTTGGAAGTGcacggtaaaatagggctgagtcagggGAGATCATTCTGGACAAATCTTTTACAAttgtttgaggaggtaatgagcaaattaaatggaaagccagtggatgtgatctatttggatctgcagaagactttgacaaggtgctacacaggaggctgctaagtaacataagagcccatggtgtcagagacaaTGAAGTCGGCTGACTGTCATGGGGGTGGGGCGCACAGAGAGAGGGGCAGAATATTTAAACGATAAAATGCTCCTCTGATCAATGACATCAAAGTTTATAGGATAgttattgggaaaaaaaactctcaaaGTAAATAGTCACTGCTTcaaacaatttataaaataattaatttttcatACCGGTATGCTTTTTTAATCTCCTCTGGTGTAGCTCCTTTCTCCAATCCTAGCGATTTGTATAAACTTTCACCTGTTCGGGACATTGTACGTTGAAGTCGCGGTGTAGACATACTGACAGCAGCTTTAAGAGAAATGCACTTTTTAATTTGAAGTGAATTTGTAGTATTTAAATATAAAACACTATCCAACATGATTGTGACAATAATCAGGCTATATGTCAGTACCTTCTTGCCTATAAAAATCAAACTATTACAATATATTCTTATGGCAACAAGGTAGACAATATTTAAAATCATTCACCGGCAAGTATCCATTTGGAAAAGGGAAGATTTTCCATTCTTGGCGTCTATCAGCGACTGAGatgtaaagttagatcacagatTAAACCAAAACTGATCTGTAGCTCCTCTAACAATCCTAAAAATGAGACAAACATCCTGACTAGGGGGTTAACCCCAAAGCACCGATATAGCATGTGCACTCACAAAACACAAACTCACTAGTATCAGTTTAGTGCTGTGCACGTGTGCTCCATTGGAACAGTCACTAATTGTCAGTTAGCTTATCCTATTTTTTACTCTGCAGATCTACGAAAGacaatttcaaaaacaaatctgACTAAACATCCTACATGTTGATCATCACTTAAATAGACTAGAGAGACACCAAATTATTAAGTGACCTACACAGACTCTTGACTAGAGCTATATAAAAGTCAGACATAACTGCACATTAACAGGTTAATACTGGTCAAGTTTCTAATTGACTAGTCAAATCAAAAAAGGAGACCCCTTCCATTAAGAAGATGACAATCAATCTGTGCATTCATACTCTTATCTCATGAGGGGTGCAAATGAAACAGATACTGTGTCATGTGCCAACAGCCTCTTCACTGCATCAAGCCCCCACATCTTCCTGTCTTAAATAAACAAACAacacatttaaagaaaaaaaaagataaatgggaagaCAAACTACTTTCATTACCCAATTCTTTATTTCATCaatgcaaaaggaaaagaaacaaaaaaaaattgtattttaaaacaaaatcacacttTGTCACATGTGGCTGGACCAATGGCAAgatatagaaaaaaaaaacatttcaaagagaACAGATCCGACAGAAGAGGAACTGACAGAAGGGTTTAAGAAAAGCAGGTTTAAGAAGCACTCAAACTGTGTTAAACAACGCCAAAAGGCATAAACCACTATGCAAGCTCGATGAAGCTAACATCCTTTCGGGAAAGAAAACTACCCTTGTCGGATCTAGTCTATAGCCGAagggtgtggtgctagaaaagcacagccagcagaggagcagaagagttgatgttttgagcataagctcttcaccggctcaaaacgtcgattctcctgctcctcggatgctgccagcttttctagcaccacacgcttcgactctgatctacagcatctgcagtgttcactttATCCCAGGTCTAGTctatgctgtgggtctggagtcacatgatgcTGTTGAacccttaactgctctctgaaatggccaaagcCAAAACCATTTACTTCAGaggcaatcagggatggacaaCTGCACGTGTTGCCCACATCACTGGAAgtataaatgaaatgaaaaaggtcAGGATTCTGAACAGAACATTGCAAATAATAAAATGCTCAATAAAAATACAGGGTAGTGATTACATTAAGCACAGATTCTAATGCAGCAGAGATGAGAGTATGTTGCAATGCTGAGTGCATTGGACTACAACAAAAGAAGAACAGAGAAACATACTCCAACAAATGTGTATTTTAGACAAAGAGAGGAGACATATTTGGACaattaatataaaatataatgTAAAAGTTTTATATagaaaaagacaaacaaaaataatCTAGAAAAATGACAAAGCGTAGTAACTTCCAGCATACTGGAGTGTTTTTTTCAAAGTTGACTTTAGTTTGACAAAGAAGCAATCGTGAATCTTGTATTAAGCAATGAGTTTTGCCAAATATTGCAGATTGCATGTGtcaacaccactaatccacagTGGAATGGAAGATGGAGGAATTTCTAACTACACCTCTACTACACACACAGTTCAAAGAGCTACTCTTTAAATAGACTGCAATTATACAGTCATCTGCTAGACAAAAACCATTGATTGTAAATTGTATCCCATCCCAAACACCAGTGGTTCAGAAGTACTTAATCTTCACGTGTGTGGCAATGACAGACAGGCATAGCAGCACATAACAATTAGACAAAATAACCACTACTGTAGATATGACTACACTGAAAAATTAGTGGAACTGGAGGCTAACAAGGCATCAATCTCTGGCTTCACATAAAATTCACTCCTGTGACAATAAGATTGCTGGTAGTTATTTTGGTTGAAGTCAGTTGAAAAGCATTTTTGATACAAAACAACTATCTTGATAGGCCCCGTCAGTATGAATGAGTTATCACATTGGCATGGGACTAACAgcagcaaatttccttctctaagggGCATCATATCCAGAAGATTTAAAGATAATCTGACAGTTTTCACTTGTTCTAGTCCCAGATTTTTGATGAAAACTGATTAAATTTCTACTGGTGGGATGGGAGCCCATGTtctctggattaccagttcaGAAACGTAAATATGCCACGACCATATGAATAAATCCTAAAACGCTGAAGGAAATATAAGAGGTTCTGAACACATTTGGAAACATAACCTGTGTTGGTTAAGAGTAACCAATTGTAACACCTGTATTCAAAAAAGGATAAGGAGCCAGAATACTGAAAACAAGAAAGCTGAATTTCTGTACTATTAAGCATTTAGAGGGTGTAAAACATGCTGACATTAATATTTACTTCGAAAAACACAGGTTACTTAAGAGCAGCCCCTATCAATTAGTGAAAAATCGTTTTAAAAAAATGGAGGCGCCACAAACTGGAAAAGCTGAGGTTCAGTGCTCCATGCACAAAAGTTACTGGAAGTTAGTGAACAGGTGCAAAAGCTAACTTTAAAAAGGCTAATCTAATGTCATTCTCGATTTGATGGAGTTGAGGTACAAATGGATACAAGTTTTCTACAGTTGTGCAAAAAATCTGATTTGATAATATTTGGAGCACAGCATTCAATTCTAGGTACcagatctttaaaataaaaatggccTTTTATTGAGTAGAATCATATTAGTTAGTGGAGTGAGATTATGAGAGCATGCTGTAAAGACTTGGCTTGCATTCCCTGAAGGGCATGAGAGAGAAGATGATTAAAGCATGataagggattgagttccggagccgcaatatcatgctgtaactatacaaaacgctggtgcagccacacttggaatattgtgtacagttctgttcacaggaaggatgtggaaacattggaaaaggtgcagaggagatttaccaggatattgcctggtctggagggaaggtcttatgaggaaagacagagacttgggtctgttgtcattggaaagaaggcagctaagggggaggggtggtggggggaatttgataaagacatacaagatgatcagaggattagatagggtagacagtgaaagtcttgtACAAGacggcataactacaaattatggggtgatagatttaagacagatgtcagaggcaagttctttacggagagagtggtaagggcgtggaatgccctacctgctaatgtagtcaactcagccacattagggagatttaaacaatcctttagataagcacatggatgattttgggatagtgtaaggggacgagctgagaatagttcacaggtcggcgcaacatcgagggccgaagggcctgttctgcgctgtattattctatgttctataatgcaaAGACAGAGCAACCGTATTTTCAAGTTGAAAAGTCCTAAAATTAATGTTGTTCTATTCAAAAATGATATACAGAAGCATGCATTCACATATAGTAAACATTTGGCACATTCCCACATATCCCCTATCCCCACCCACAAGCCAAAAACCAATCAGCCAGAGGTTAAGtcaactgaaaatttcaaaattaacaTTGTTAACCACGTCAAAAGGTAAATTGAATAGCGATAAAGCTCAAATGTGAAGCTCCAGGGGATAAATGGCagagtcattagattagattagattacttacagtgtggaaacaggcccttcggcccaacaagtccacaccaacccgccgaagcgaaacccacccatacccctacatttaccccttacccaacactacgggcaatttagtatagccaattcacctggccctgcacatctttggactgtgggaggaaaccggagcacccggaggaaacccacgcagacacggggagaacgtgcaaactccacacagttagtcgcctgaggcgggaattgaacccgggtctctggcgctgtgaggcagcagtgctaaccactgtgccaccgtgccgcccatgttcaTGCATCATATTTGAAAAGCATACTTATGAGCCCAGGACTTACACCAGTCTTCTGAGAGAACTGGTATTTATAAAGTATCTTTTATGACCTCAGGAGGAAATATGTGGCATAATGCTCATGTCACTGTACTAACAATTCAGAAGCCCACGTTAATGCCCTGGTGACTTGGGTTCAAATAATACCTCGGctgctagtggaatttaaattatattATAGATGCAGAACACAAGGCTAATTTCAGTTAGAAACCATGAAACTATCCTTGATCATTATGAAAACCTACTTCAAACACCAATGAATGCCCTTTAGTGGAGGAAACGGATGTTCTTATCTAGTTTGGCATACTTGCAACTGCAGAAGCACAACAATGTGCTTGAATCttaatgtcctctgaaatgggcTAAGAAAtaccgagggccgaaggaccataacaaacgctacattggacaaacaggcagaaaactagccaccaggatacatgaataccaattagccacaaaacgacatgaccctctctcactagtatcctcacatacagatgaggaaggataccacttcgactgggacaatacatccatcctaggacaagctaaacaaagacacggacgagaattcctagaagcatggcattccaactggaactctaccaacaaacacatcaagttagaccccatctaccaccccctgagaaaaggaacaggaagtgacttcaccacagaaaatgacatcaccaacccaaagaaacccaaacatataaatagaaagcaggaattttcagcattgcttcacgaggtccactgaagatgttatctagtaaggtaatgaaacgtctggaaatgaacctttcagcacagcgagcaaacctacatccaaaatcctTATTGCCCACAACTTGGCTGTTGCACTTCCTCCATCGCTACACTTAAAGTGCTTCATTATTCTGAGGTTATAGGAAAGAGCCATTTTTGTTCCAACTTACATCAACAAATTTATAGTGCAACAACATAAAACAACTTTGAGCCCTCAAACTATGTTTTTCATCCCCTTCCCTAAAACCAAACACTAAGCTTCAttgattcatttttaattttgccaACGCTAGCTAAAAGaggaaagaagattgcagatgaTTAGCTGGGTGATTAACACAGTAGTATATGTAGGCGTTAGGCCAGCTTTATTGTAATGGAATTataatacaaaagcaaaacataTCTAAAATGCCAaaagatgctagaaatcagaaaaaaaattaaattgctgggaaaactctgtaggtctggcagcatctgtggagagaaagcagaaataacaGTGACTGCTCTTTAGAACTCAATATATTTAAGTCATTAAGGGTGGTAAAAGAGTTGCTAATAAAGCATACAGCATTTTAGGTTTTATTAATGGGTTACAGAATACAAGAGAAGGAAGGGTATACTGAACCTGTATGGGGCACTGCTTAGATATTAGCTGCAGTACCGTGTACAGTTCTAGGTATTACACTTTAGGATAGGTGAATGCACTgcgagagtgcagaagaggtttatgacAAGGTTCTAGGGATGAAACACTACAGTTATACAGGTAGACTGGAGGAGATGGCATTGTTTGGCTGAAGGGATGTTTGACTGATCATCTAAAATACAGGTTCAGCATAAAATCAGGAGGccgaatgtggtgctggaaaagcacaggtcaggctgcatccgagaagcagagaaaaaaaaataaaaaataaaaaaaatcgacgttttgggcaaaagcccttcatcgacaGTATTCAATTTTGCCTATAAAATCATGGTGTCTGGACAAAACAGACAAGTAGAAAATGtttgtaaaaggatcaagaacaagaggTCACAGCTGTAgagctttttttccccccaagagAAGCAGATGCAAGATGAGAAAAACAAACTTTCACAGAGTGGGATGCAggtttggaatacactgcctggaagtatGGTGGAGGTAAGTTTAACAGATGGATgactatttaaataaaacaaaatgtaggATAATGGGAAAAGTGCAAAAGTTTGACATAAATTCAAAATACTCAGGCCTGGTGTAagacaataggctgaatggcataTTTGTGCACCAGAATTCTGTGATCTCATTCAAAAAAATGAATACTTGTGGTTACTGAACAGCCCATAATCGATGACATAAACCTCCCAGGATTATTATTAGTAGTAATACACACTGGTGATGATACATCACCTTCCTCAGGTTTGTCACCTTCACCAACCACCAACACCCCCATCTCCAAGTGGATTAATTTCCTTCTCCCTGGTACAACTCCAAACTCAACATGACTATGATAGGGTTAACCTATAGGCCTCTAATAGCCAATGGGAGTTAAAAGGAACAAATATACAAGATCATAATGGAAAAGATG includes:
- the dnajc5ga gene encoding dnaJ (Hsp40) homolog, subfamily C, member 5 gamma a isoform X2 is translated as MSTPRLQRTMSRTGESLYKSLGLEKGATPEEIKKAYRKLALKYHPDKNPDNPDASEKFKEINNANAILNDDNKKRIYDEYGSMGLYVAEQFGEESVKYYFLMNKCWFKALLVCCGIITGCCCCCCCCFCCGKCKPSGEMEDYDVINPEDLEAQIRAEQGAHGAVNSTCQFNMLNNQVY
- the dnajc5ga gene encoding dnaJ (Hsp40) homolog, subfamily C, member 5 gamma a isoform X1; amino-acid sequence: MSTPRLQRTMSRTGESLYKSLGLEKGATPEEIKKAYRKLALKYHPDKNPDNPDASEKFKEINNANAILNDDNKKRIYDEYGSMGLYVAEQFGEESVKYYFLMNKCWFKALLVCCGIITGCCCCCCCCFCCGKCKPSGEMEDYDVINPEDLEAQIRAEQGAHGGVNSPIVIQPQPESPKSGST